Proteins co-encoded in one uncultured Bacteroides sp. genomic window:
- a CDS encoding alpha/beta hydrolase-fold protein has product MKKLIFLFLVAFLFIHNVNGKPSNGLPDGFDTPRTGIRQGKIDTVVYISKTVGASRKALVYTPPGYSKGKKYPVLYLLHGIGGDEKEWLIQGKPQVILDNLYADKKAEPMIIVLPNGRAMKDDRAVGNIYDETRVQAFATFEKDLINDLIPFIEKKYPVLADREHRAVAGLSMGGGQSLNFGLGNLDKFAWVGGFSSAPNTKTPQELVPNPAETKKKLNLLWISCGDKDGLITYSKRTHNFLVSNQVPHIYYVIPGGYHDFKVWKQNLYMFSQLIFKPVTSSVFKEYNTVDASAGETAVMTGVPASTNISGAQYPQVLPDNSVLFRIKAPDAKKVQIDLGKKYDMLREEDGSWAVTTDPIIEGFHYYSVLIDGVAVCDPASLTYYGMGRMASGIEIPEKGVDYTLAKDVSHGQIRQIRYYSNITKLWRRAFVYTPAGYDKNVTQSYPVLYLQHGGGEDETGWPNQGKVDMILDKLIAEGKAKPMLVVMDKGYAVDPDAPKNNQQSGPRGMFQNNTLADVFIKEIIPAIDKEFRTIADRDHRAMAGLSMGGFQTFQITLSNLDKFAYIGGFSGAGQMQQDGDFSKLYNGVWSDVNAFNQKVKLMYLSIGTAEPERMYQTVNNFHKELEKAGIKHVYYESPGTSHEWLTWRRSLKQYASLLFK; this is encoded by the coding sequence ATGAAAAAACTTATTTTTTTATTTTTAGTTGCTTTTTTATTTATACATAATGTTAATGGTAAACCGTCTAATGGTTTACCTGATGGCTTTGACACTCCACGTACCGGCATCCGTCAAGGTAAAATAGATACAGTTGTTTATATCTCAAAAACTGTCGGAGCCAGTCGAAAAGCACTTGTTTATACGCCTCCAGGATATTCAAAAGGTAAAAAATATCCTGTGCTTTATTTGTTACACGGCATTGGAGGTGACGAAAAGGAATGGCTTATTCAAGGAAAACCGCAGGTTATTCTTGATAACCTGTATGCTGATAAGAAAGCAGAACCAATGATTATAGTGTTGCCAAACGGACGGGCTATGAAAGATGATCGTGCAGTGGGCAATATCTATGACGAAACTAGAGTTCAGGCATTTGCTACATTTGAAAAAGATTTAATAAACGACCTTATTCCATTTATCGAAAAGAAATATCCGGTTTTGGCAGATCGTGAACATCGTGCTGTTGCTGGCCTTTCAATGGGAGGTGGGCAATCTTTAAATTTCGGATTGGGCAATCTGGATAAATTTGCTTGGGTAGGCGGTTTTTCGTCGGCTCCCAATACTAAAACACCTCAGGAGCTTGTTCCCAATCCCGCTGAGACTAAGAAAAAACTGAATTTGCTTTGGATTTCGTGTGGCGATAAAGATGGACTTATTACTTACAGTAAACGTACACACAATTTTTTGGTATCCAATCAAGTGCCTCATATTTATTATGTTATCCCTGGAGGGTATCATGATTTTAAAGTCTGGAAACAGAATCTTTACATGTTCTCTCAACTGATTTTTAAGCCCGTTACCTCTTCTGTCTTTAAGGAATATAATACTGTCGACGCTTCTGCAGGTGAAACTGCTGTCATGACTGGAGTTCCTGCATCGACAAATATATCCGGTGCTCAATATCCACAAGTTTTGCCAGATAATAGCGTTCTTTTCCGTATAAAAGCGCCTGATGCTAAAAAAGTGCAGATTGATTTAGGAAAGAAGTATGATATGCTTAGAGAAGAAGATGGATCCTGGGCAGTAACTACAGATCCTATTATTGAAGGTTTTCATTACTATTCTGTTCTGATTGACGGAGTAGCTGTATGCGACCCGGCAAGTCTGACTTATTACGGAATGGGACGCATGGCAAGTGGCATAGAGATTCCCGAAAAAGGTGTTGATTATACATTGGCAAAGGATGTTTCTCATGGACAGATCAGACAGATACGTTATTATTCAAATATTACTAAATTATGGAGAAGAGCTTTTGTTTATACTCCGGCAGGGTATGATAAAAATGTAACTCAATCATATCCGGTTCTATACTTGCAACATGGTGGAGGTGAAGATGAAACAGGATGGCCAAATCAAGGTAAGGTAGATATGATTCTGGATAAATTAATTGCCGAAGGAAAAGCAAAGCCTATGTTGGTAGTGATGGATAAGGGATATGCAGTTGATCCTGATGCACCTAAAAACAATCAGCAGTCAGGTCCTCGGGGAATGTTTCAAAATAATACCTTGGCAGATGTATTTATTAAAGAGATAATTCCTGCCATTGATAAAGAATTTCGCACTATTGCCGACCGTGATCATAGAGCTATGGCTGGCCTTTCAATGGGTGGCTTTCAAACCTTTCAGATTACATTATCTAATCTCGACAAATTTGCCTATATCGGAGGATTTAGTGGCGCAGGCCAAATGCAGCAAGATGGCGATTTTTCTAAGCTATACAATGGTGTATGGTCGGATGTAAATGCTTTCAACCAAAAGGTGAAATTGATGTATTTAAGTATTGGAACAGCTGAACCTGAAAGAATGTACCAAACAGTTAACAATTTCCATAAGGAACTTGAAAAAGCAGGCATCAAACATGTTTATTACGAATCTCCGGGTACATCGCACGAATGGCTTACATGGAGACGGTCGTTGAAACAATATGCCAGTTTATTATTTAAATAA
- a CDS encoding RagB/SusD family nutrient uptake outer membrane protein, whose amino-acid sequence MKKISKFCLLCSSAAILSSCMPEMDLNNPSQLSVDTYYKTAAQLELAVIPAYQCLISFNGVEGGYGRGAYYYLLLPGDDFDHTFKCVGEELYPDTYSTPPSQGNITSGWKGYFEGVYASNTAIEKISNFSGEISEMVKNRLLGEAYFLRGLHYMHLCALFGETIPLVDHPAQNQSDYYPTNAKPGEIYALIIDDFKKASELLPLRSELYANVANKGRATKGTAQAYLAKAYMYRPILEKGKTAEFDKAAPLLKAVIDSKEYKLMDNFRANGLGGDNENNDESVFEVQMFNGTSWLGGDNSDSWRWEEIGVPDGTGSSWWNIAPNKKTYDEFEDGDPRRYMTLWCPGGAKYTELSGNVADWNYMKAHLSSDNDLYGTRKECPDYQIGDIDDDINTRLMRYSDVLLMYAECLSEAGNDSKAITDPTGPKYYIQQVRDRANKVVPSEQPHLWYQHSPGTIPNVDELLSSGKVINGVAMNSIKNIIEHERYVEFCGEYLRYFDLLRWGMADAKWLEPLKTLGWSEKAMYFPFPQAELNNNPNLKGNNMN is encoded by the coding sequence ATGAAAAAAATATCAAAATTCTGCTTATTGTGCAGTTCTGCAGCAATTCTAAGTAGCTGTATGCCCGAAATGGACTTGAATAATCCTTCGCAGTTATCTGTTGATACATATTACAAAACTGCTGCACAATTAGAACTAGCCGTAATACCAGCTTATCAGTGCTTAATTAGTTTTAATGGTGTTGAAGGTGGCTATGGTCGTGGGGCATATTATTACTTGTTACTTCCTGGAGATGATTTCGACCATACTTTTAAATGTGTAGGTGAAGAACTTTATCCTGATACATATAGCACTCCTCCAAGTCAAGGAAATATTACCTCAGGATGGAAAGGGTACTTTGAAGGTGTTTATGCATCTAATACAGCCATCGAAAAAATAAGTAATTTTAGTGGTGAAATATCTGAAATGGTTAAAAATAGATTGTTAGGTGAGGCTTATTTCTTGAGAGGCTTACATTATATGCACCTTTGTGCTCTCTTTGGAGAAACAATTCCATTGGTTGATCATCCAGCACAAAATCAATCTGATTATTATCCTACTAACGCAAAGCCAGGTGAAATATATGCTTTGATTATTGATGATTTCAAAAAAGCTTCTGAACTTTTACCATTGCGTAGTGAACTTTATGCTAATGTAGCTAACAAAGGACGTGCTACCAAAGGTACAGCGCAAGCATATTTAGCAAAAGCATATATGTATCGCCCTATTCTTGAGAAAGGAAAAACTGCAGAATTTGATAAAGCAGCTCCTTTGTTGAAAGCTGTTATAGATAGTAAAGAATATAAGCTTATGGATAATTTTAGAGCTAATGGTTTGGGTGGAGATAACGAGAATAATGATGAATCTGTTTTTGAAGTCCAGATGTTCAATGGTACAAGTTGGCTAGGTGGAGATAATTCAGATTCCTGGAGATGGGAAGAGATTGGAGTTCCTGACGGAACAGGTAGCTCTTGGTGGAATATTGCTCCGAATAAAAAGACTTATGATGAATTTGAAGATGGAGATCCTAGAAGATATATGACTCTATGGTGCCCTGGAGGAGCCAAATATACTGAACTATCAGGTAATGTTGCTGATTGGAATTATATGAAGGCGCATTTGTCTTCAGATAATGATCTTTATGGTACCAGAAAGGAATGCCCTGATTACCAGATTGGTGATATTGATGATGATATCAATACTCGTTTAATGCGTTATTCTGATGTATTACTAATGTATGCTGAATGTTTAAGTGAGGCAGGTAATGATAGTAAGGCTATTACAGATCCTACTGGTCCTAAATATTATATTCAGCAAGTTAGAGATAGAGCTAATAAAGTAGTTCCATCTGAACAACCACATTTATGGTATCAACACTCTCCTGGTACAATTCCTAATGTTGATGAGTTATTATCAAGTGGTAAAGTCATCAATGGTGTTGCCATGAATAGCATAAAGAATATAATTGAACATGAACGTTATGTTGAATTCTGTGGTGAGTATTTGCGCTATTTCGATTTACTCCGCTGGGGTATGGCTGATGCCAAATGGCTTGAACCATTGAAAACTTTAGGATGGTCAGAAAAGGCTATGTATTTTCCTTTCCCTCAGGCTGAGTTAAACAATAATCCAAACCTGAAAGGTAACAACATGAATTAG
- a CDS encoding TonB-dependent receptor, with protein MKCFNLKKVPGIIIALLMVPLWAFSQNFTVKGLVKDASGEALLGVNISQVGTANGTVSDVNGNFQISVSPKAKLQFSFVGYLGQVIAVGEKRTLNVVLKEDNKTLEEVVVVGYGTQKKADLSSAIAVLPTKELNKVPGGLQAGLQSSVPGVQITNGRIKIRGVGSINNTDPLYVVDGMIGGAVPDEANIASIQVLKDAASCAIYGARGANGVIVITTKRGTAGEVKVDYDGFAGVKNLSHNIDMLNGQELAELVNEELWNAGKRDATDYLDAYKNPSAIGEGYNMFNALKRTGFYQKHNLSISGGSENANFRVNSLYSTDKPVFIKEETKNYGMQFISDFTKGKFKFGETVSIRRSNHDWSDKNLLIALKWAPTLPLYDANSSTGFAGAGNGTDVANSLAQANLNWHKGETTSVNGNAWMTYEILPGLKYKFNMGVDMYRYMVQDYEAEYSIPYQNHTPDSYAMSSYKTNRLLYENTLSYEKSIGKHNINALFGVSSDETKSLSVSAGARAMPSEDILILGATQDDKSKSVDSSVGHESMFSMLGRINYSYDSKYLLTFNFRRDGSSKFSKTNRYGNFPSLSAAWRVSQEKFMEKLPFINDFKLRASWGMLGNSNIDSYQYQSTLAFSNIWYYLNNTKNAGALATTPSNPNVKWESQYSTDFGFDLSLFDNQLSFIFDYYYKKTSDMLVAVPISYAAGYSDNKPTLNAGSIENKGLELAVSYKKSVGKFDYSVTGNISTVKNKVLSIGSNNQIMAGNGISKTAVGRSIGEFWGYVTNGLYRTQAELDADKKFAPKAALGDVRFVDKDGNGVADQDYIGNPIPKFSYGLSADVSYKAGCGTFDMAMIWQGSEGNDIYNKTRYFGEGMYHYYNCFASTLNRYRAEDLEFVNPISGVTTIYPKNTNTDMPRAVIGDPNQNMRNSKRYVEDGSYLRLKALTIGYTLPQSVTKKLNISNLRVYIGGKNLITLTKYSGFDPEVGDQDTGGTNLTRGVDGSSSWDPTFPNSREFFVGAQLSF; from the coding sequence ATGAAATGCTTTAATTTAAAAAAAGTCCCAGGAATTATCATTGCTTTATTGATGGTTCCTCTTTGGGCATTTTCCCAAAACTTTACAGTAAAAGGTTTAGTAAAGGATGCTTCCGGCGAAGCTTTACTTGGTGTAAACATATCTCAGGTTGGTACTGCCAATGGTACAGTATCAGATGTTAATGGTAATTTTCAGATCTCAGTTTCTCCAAAGGCTAAATTACAATTCTCTTTCGTTGGATATTTAGGTCAAGTTATAGCGGTTGGAGAAAAAAGAACGTTGAACGTTGTTTTAAAAGAAGATAATAAGACTTTAGAAGAAGTTGTTGTTGTTGGTTATGGTACTCAGAAAAAAGCGGATTTGTCATCGGCTATAGCTGTTCTCCCTACCAAAGAACTAAATAAAGTTCCTGGTGGATTGCAGGCAGGGTTGCAGAGCTCGGTTCCTGGTGTTCAAATTACCAATGGAAGAATAAAGATTCGTGGTGTTGGTTCTATTAATAATACAGATCCTCTTTATGTAGTGGATGGTATGATTGGTGGTGCTGTGCCTGATGAAGCTAATATTGCAAGTATTCAGGTTTTAAAAGATGCAGCATCTTGTGCTATCTATGGTGCCCGTGGTGCTAATGGAGTTATTGTTATTACAACAAAACGAGGAACTGCCGGTGAAGTAAAGGTAGATTATGATGGATTTGCTGGTGTGAAAAACTTGTCACACAATATTGATATGCTGAATGGACAGGAATTGGCAGAACTAGTAAATGAGGAATTATGGAATGCTGGCAAAAGAGACGCTACTGATTATTTAGATGCATATAAAAATCCATCTGCTATAGGTGAAGGATATAATATGTTTAATGCATTGAAGCGTACAGGTTTTTATCAGAAACATAATCTCTCTATAAGTGGAGGTTCTGAAAATGCCAATTTTAGAGTAAACAGTCTTTATTCAACTGATAAACCTGTTTTTATTAAAGAAGAGACTAAAAATTATGGCATGCAGTTTATCTCTGATTTTACGAAAGGTAAATTCAAATTCGGTGAAACTGTATCAATAAGACGTAGTAATCATGATTGGAGTGATAAAAACCTGCTAATTGCATTAAAATGGGCTCCAACTTTGCCTTTGTATGATGCTAATAGCTCAACAGGATTTGCTGGTGCTGGAAATGGTACAGACGTTGCAAATTCTTTGGCACAGGCTAATTTAAACTGGCACAAAGGTGAAACTACTTCCGTAAATGGTAATGCATGGATGACTTATGAAATACTTCCCGGTTTAAAATACAAGTTCAATATGGGAGTTGACATGTACAGGTATATGGTTCAGGATTATGAGGCAGAGTATTCAATTCCATATCAAAACCATACACCTGATTCTTATGCTATGTCAAGCTATAAGACCAACAGACTCTTATATGAGAATACTCTTTCTTATGAAAAGAGCATTGGCAAACACAATATAAATGCTTTGTTTGGAGTTTCCTCTGATGAAACAAAGAGTTTGAGTGTAAGTGCAGGAGCGCGTGCTATGCCAAGTGAGGATATTCTTATTCTAGGTGCTACTCAGGATGATAAATCAAAATCTGTTGATTCTTCAGTGGGACATGAGTCTATGTTCTCAATGTTGGGACGAATTAACTATAGTTATGATAGCAAATATTTGCTGACATTTAATTTTAGACGTGATGGTTCTTCCAAGTTTAGTAAAACCAATCGTTACGGAAATTTCCCATCTTTATCTGCTGCATGGAGAGTAAGTCAGGAAAAATTCATGGAGAAACTTCCATTTATTAATGATTTTAAATTGCGTGCCAGCTGGGGTATGTTGGGAAACTCTAATATCGATTCTTACCAGTATCAGAGCACTTTAGCATTTAGTAATATATGGTATTATCTTAATAATACAAAGAATGCAGGTGCACTTGCTACTACTCCTTCAAATCCAAATGTTAAGTGGGAAAGTCAATATTCTACAGACTTTGGTTTCGATCTTTCTTTGTTTGATAATCAGTTGTCATTTATATTTGACTATTATTACAAGAAGACATCAGATATGTTAGTGGCTGTGCCTATTTCATATGCTGCTGGTTATAGTGATAATAAACCTACACTTAATGCCGGAAGTATTGAAAATAAGGGACTTGAACTTGCTGTTTCATACAAAAAGTCAGTTGGTAAATTTGATTATTCAGTAACGGGTAATATTTCTACAGTAAAGAATAAAGTACTTAGTATTGGTTCTAATAATCAGATCATGGCAGGCAATGGAATCTCTAAAACTGCAGTTGGCAGATCTATCGGAGAATTCTGGGGATATGTAACAAATGGACTTTATCGTACTCAGGCAGAATTAGATGCAGATAAGAAATTTGCGCCAAAAGCAGCATTAGGTGATGTTCGTTTTGTTGATAAGGATGGAAATGGAGTAGCAGATCAAGATTACATCGGGAATCCAATACCTAAATTCAGTTATGGATTAAGTGCAGATGTCAGTTATAAGGCTGGTTGTGGTACATTCGATATGGCTATGATTTGGCAAGGATCTGAGGGTAATGATATTTATAATAAAACCCGTTATTTTGGCGAAGGCATGTATCATTATTACAACTGTTTCGCAAGTACGCTGAATCGTTACCGTGCCGAAGATCTGGAATTTGTGAACCCAATTTCAGGAGTAACTACCATTTATCCAAAGAATACCAATACAGATATGCCAAGAGCGGTTATAGGGGATCCAAATCAGAATATGCGTAATTCAAAACGTTATGTAGAAGATGGATCTTATTTGAGACTGAAAGCCTTGACCATTGGTTATACACTTCCTCAAAGCGTAACTAAGAAATTGAATATTAGTAATCTGAGAGTGTATATTGGTGGGAAAAACTTGATAACCTTAACTAAATATTCAGGCTTTGACCCAGAAGTAGGTGATCAGGATACAGGCGGAACAAACTTAACAAGAGGTGTTGATGGATCTAGTTCATGGGATCCTACATTCCCTAACTCAAGAGAATTTTTCGTGGGTGCTCAATTGTCGTTCTAA
- a CDS encoding family 43 glycosylhydrolase, whose amino-acid sequence MKKKITTILIGLCSLFYPLTGAAQSSSFKTFMNPVIPGDHSDCTLTKVGDHFYTTGSSFNPTPVIYHSTDLIHWEAIAQPVSAAWSSYGDAPSGGCWGGQIVYYNNKYWDFFSRANAMHFVVADKPEGPWSMPVKVNNPSQLPFGLGYDNSVFIDDDGKWYLVVKNGQANNAIVELDSFGQPTGVVYNLSWLNPDNENHPYSWAEGPVMWKHNGYYYYSFAHDVSGGQKVMRSKTLTADKSAWTTPVNLFNENDPNKSTAIFGRPNHSSAAVELSDGTCWVIHPVWSRANNNEWYGQGRQGLLNQVRYDSENNVVADYPVNMVKKAPLLPSGGIPFMVPKSDFFTTERLNPEWSFWGYTETSLVSLSDRPDWLRLTPKSLTKANTVIKTDAEHNYSLITRLDFRPDSTSDEAGIRIMNGLENLFAKIYSTINSKGEKVICFSFDQVHYETENSIGNIVWLKLERNNHELTGFFSQDGVKWMPVGNKINVETLDRFTSNYNGWCGNRQGLYVQGTKYADFDLYIYRDAYSPILAECPANQYGTMKTVLSNGGALLDDIHNNDWALYAGVEFGNKNYNKESGNISISASCATKGGKVEVWLDSIDTGKKIATCKIKNTGNLSNVKTFTAKAIRTTGRHDVYLKFIGEKDDELFALKDFVFTCK is encoded by the coding sequence ATGAAAAAGAAAATTACAACAATTCTTATTGGCTTATGCAGCTTATTTTATCCCTTGACAGGAGCTGCACAATCTTCTTCCTTTAAAACATTTATGAATCCGGTAATTCCCGGAGATCATTCAGATTGTACATTAACTAAAGTTGGTGATCATTTTTATACAACAGGTTCTTCGTTTAATCCTACTCCTGTTATTTATCATTCTACAGATTTAATACATTGGGAAGCCATTGCTCAACCGGTTTCTGCAGCATGGTCTTCATATGGAGATGCTCCTAGTGGAGGATGCTGGGGCGGACAAATAGTTTATTATAATAACAAGTATTGGGACTTTTTTTCAAGAGCCAATGCAATGCATTTTGTTGTTGCAGATAAACCTGAAGGACCATGGAGTATGCCTGTTAAAGTAAATAATCCATCTCAGCTTCCATTTGGTCTTGGTTATGATAACTCAGTTTTTATTGATGATGATGGGAAATGGTATTTGGTTGTTAAAAATGGACAAGCAAATAATGCAATTGTAGAATTAGATTCCTTTGGACAGCCAACCGGAGTTGTTTACAATTTATCCTGGCTGAATCCCGATAATGAAAATCATCCGTACAGTTGGGCTGAAGGACCGGTTATGTGGAAACATAATGGATATTATTATTATTCATTTGCTCATGATGTATCTGGTGGACAAAAAGTTATGCGAAGTAAAACGCTAACAGCTGATAAATCAGCCTGGACTACACCTGTAAACCTGTTTAATGAGAATGATCCGAATAAATCAACAGCTATCTTTGGAAGGCCAAATCATAGTTCGGCAGCCGTAGAGTTAAGCGATGGTACATGTTGGGTAATTCATCCTGTTTGGTCAAGAGCAAATAATAATGAATGGTATGGACAAGGTCGTCAAGGATTACTGAATCAGGTAAGATATGATTCTGAAAATAACGTAGTTGCTGATTATCCGGTAAATATGGTTAAAAAAGCACCTTTATTACCTTCTGGCGGAATTCCATTTATGGTTCCTAAATCTGATTTCTTTACTACTGAAAGGCTTAATCCGGAATGGTCGTTTTGGGGATATACTGAAACTTCACTTGTCTCACTTTCTGATAGACCAGATTGGTTAAGATTAACTCCTAAAAGTTTGACTAAGGCAAATACAGTTATAAAAACGGATGCCGAGCATAACTATTCATTAATTACTCGTCTTGATTTTAGACCGGATTCTACATCCGATGAAGCTGGAATAAGAATAATGAATGGATTGGAAAATTTGTTTGCTAAAATATATAGTACTATAAATAGTAAAGGTGAAAAAGTAATCTGTTTTAGTTTTGATCAGGTTCATTATGAAACCGAAAATAGCATAGGCAATATCGTGTGGCTAAAATTAGAAAGAAATAATCATGAACTAACCGGCTTTTTTAGTCAGGATGGTGTGAAATGGATGCCAGTTGGTAATAAAATAAATGTAGAAACACTCGATCGGTTTACTAGTAATTATAATGGGTGGTGTGGAAATAGGCAAGGGTTATATGTTCAGGGAACAAAGTATGCTGATTTCGACCTATACATATATCGTGATGCTTATTCACCTATTCTGGCAGAATGCCCGGCAAATCAATATGGAACAATGAAGACTGTGCTTTCAAACGGAGGTGCTTTATTAGACGATATTCATAATAATGATTGGGCTTTATATGCTGGAGTTGAATTTGGAAATAAAAACTATAACAAAGAATCTGGAAATATTTCTATTTCTGCTTCTTGTGCTACTAAAGGCGGTAAGGTTGAAGTATGGCTTGACTCTATAGATACAGGTAAGAAAATTGCGACTTGTAAGATTAAAAACACGGGCAATTTATCGAATGTAAAGACTTTCACTGCTAAAGCTATTCGTACAACCGGAAGACATGATGTTTATCTTAAATTTATAGGTGAAAAGGATGATGAATTATTTGCATTGAAGGACTTCGTTTTTACATGTAAATGA